A DNA window from Loxodonta africana isolate mLoxAfr1 chromosome 7, mLoxAfr1.hap2, whole genome shotgun sequence contains the following coding sequences:
- the FREY1 gene encoding protein Frey 1, with amino-acid sequence MVLAMLGTLYPRAGLSLFLLYLVLAAALLHPQPLRPQGSVPEDFSAPLELSEPLSGLVDDYGVRPKHPWPRGPRPLLSRAQQRKRDGPDMAEYYYDAHL; translated from the exons ATGGTTCTCGCCATGCTGGGGACTCTGTACCCCAGGGCTGGGCTGAGCCTGTTCCTCCTGTACCTTGTCCTGGCAGCCGCACTTCTTCACCCCCAGCCTCTGAG gccTCAGGGATCTGTTCCTGAGGACTTTTCAGCCCCCCTGGAACTCTCGGAGCCCCTTTCCGGCCTGGTTGATG ACTATGGGGTCCGACCCAAGCACCCCTGGCCACGAGGGCCGCGGCCCCTCCTCTCCCGAGCCCAGCAGCGCAAGCGAGACGGGCCGGACATGGCTGAGTATTACTACGACGCACACCTGTGA
- the MAPK8IP1 gene encoding C-Jun-amino-terminal kinase-interacting protein 1 has product MAERESGGLGGGTASPPAASPFLGLHIASPPNFRLTHDISLEEFEDEDLSEITDECGISLQCKDTLSLRPPRAGLLSGGGGGGGGGAGSRLQAEMLQMDLIDAAGDTPGAEDDEEEDEEERAARRLSAGPPEAEPGQESAPRSQVQGPGSGDTYRPKRPTTLNLFPQVPRSQDTLNNNSLGKKHSWQDRVSRSSSPLKTGEQTPPHEHICLSDELPPQSSPAPTKDRGTSTDSPCRRSTATQMAPPGGPPAAPSGGRGHSHRDRIHYQADVRLEATEEIYLTPVQRPPDPVEPTSAFLPPAESRMSVSSDPDPAAYTSAAGRPHPSISEEDEGFDCLSSPERAEPPAGAWRGSLGEPPPPPRASLSSDTSALSYDSVKYTLVVDEHAQLELVSLRPCFGDYSDESDSATVYDNCASASSPYESAIGEEYEEAPQPRPSACLSEDSTPDEPDVHFSKKFLNVFMSGRSRSSSAESFGLFSCIINGEEQEQTHRAIFRFVPRHEDELELEVDDPLLVELQAEDYWYEAYNMRTGARGVFPAYYAIEVIKEPEHMAAVAKSSDWVDQFRVKFLGSVQVPYHKGNDVLCAAMQKIATARRLTVHFNPPSSCVLEISVRGVKIGVKADDSQEAKGNKCSHFFQLKNISFCGYHPKNNKYFGFITKHPADHRFACHVFVSEESTKALAESVGRAFQQFYKQFVEYTCPTEDIYLE; this is encoded by the exons ATGGCGGAGCGAGAGAGCGGCGGCCTGGGCGGGGGGACCGCGTCCCCGCCTGCCGCCTCTCCGTTCCTGGGGCTGCACATCGCGTCGCCTCCCAATTTCAG GCTCACCCATGACATCAGCCTGGAGGAATTTGAGGATGAAGACCTCTCAGAGATCACCGATGAGTGTGGCATCAGCCTGCAGTGCAAAGACACCCTGTCCTTACGG CCCCCGCGCGCCGGGCTGCTGTCTgggggtggcggcggcggcggcggcggcgcggggagCCGGCTGCAGGCGGAGATGCTGCAGATGGACCTGATCGACGCGGCGGGGGACACTCCCGGCGCCGAGGACGACGAGGAGGAGGACGAGGAGGAGCGCGCGGCGCGGCGGCTGAGCGCGGGGCCGCCGGAGGCTGAGCCTGGCCAGGAGTCTGCGCCCCGCAGCCAAGTCCAGGGTCCGGGGAGCGGGGACACGTACCGACCCAAGAGGCCCACCACGCTCAACCTCTTCCCGCAGGTGCCGCGGTCTCAG GACACGCTGAATAATAACTCTCTGGGCAAGAAGCACAGTTGGCAGGATCGGGTGTCTCGGTCATCCTCACCCCTGAAGACGG GGGAGCAGACGCCACCACATGAACACATCTGCCTGAGCGATGAGCTGCCCCCCCAGAGCAGCCCTGCTCCCACCAAGGATCGAGGCACCTCCACTGACAGTCCTTGCCGCCGCAGTACTGCCACCCAGATGGCGCCTCCAGGTGGCCCCCCTGCCGCCCCATCTGGTGGCCGGGGCCACTCGCATCGAGACCGTATCCACTACCAAGCAGACGTGCGGCTAGAAGCCACCGAGGAGATCTACCTGACACCAGTGCAGAGGCCCCCAGACCCTGTGGAGCCCACCTCCGCCTTCCTGCCGCCGGCTGAGAGCCGCATGTCGGTCAGCTCTGACCCAGACCCTGCCGCCTACACCTCAGCTGCTGGGCGGCCGCACCCCTCCATCAGCGAAGAAGACGAGGGCTTCGACTGCCTGTCGTCCCCAGAGCGGGCTGAGCCGCCAGCCGGAGCATGGCGGGGGAGCCTAGGGGAGCCACCACCGCCTCCGCGGGCTTCACTGAGCTCGGACACCAGCGCCCTGTCCTATGACTCGGTCAAGTACACGCTGGTGGTGGATGAGCACGCCCAGCTAGAGCTGGTGAGCCTGCGGCCGTGCTTCGGAGACTACAGCGACGAGAGTGACTCGGCCACTGTCTACGACAACTGTGCCTCCGCCTCCTCACCCTATGAGTCGGCCATTGGGGAGGAGTACGAGGAGGCCCCCCAGCCCCGGCCCTCCGCCTGCCTCTCTGAGGACTCCACGCCTGATGAACCGGATGTCCACTTTTCCAAGAAGTTCCTCAACGTCTTCATGAGCGGCCGCTCTCGCTCCTCCA GTGCAGAGTCCTTTGGACTGTTCTCCTGCATCATCAATGGGGAGGAGCAGGAACAGACCCATCGGGCCATATTCAG ATTTGTGCCTCGACACGAAGATGAACTCGAGCTGGAAGTGGACGACCCGCTGCTGGTGGAGCTGCAGGCCGAGGACTACTGGTACGAGGCCTACAACATGCGCACAGGGGCCCGGGGCGTCTTTCCTGCCTACTACGCCATCGAGGTCATCAAGGAGCCTGAACATATGGCAG CCGTGGCCAAAAGCAGTGACTGGGTGGACCAGTTCCGGGTGAAGTTCCTGGGCTCAGTCCAGGTCCCCTATCACAAGGGCAATGACGTCCTCTGTGCCGCTATGCAAAAG ATTGCAACCGCCCGCCGGCTCACCGTGCACTTTAACCCACCCTCCAGCTGCGTCCTAGAGATCAGCGTGCGGGGCGTGAAGATAGGAGTCAAGGCTGACGACTCCCAGGAGGCCAAG GGGAATAAATGTAGCCACTTTTTCCAGTTAAAAAACATCTCTTTCTGTGGATACCATCCAAAGAACAACAA GTACTTTGGGTTCATCACCAAGCACCCCGCTGACCACCGGTTCGCCTGCCACGTCTTTGTGTCTGAGGAGTCCACCAAAGCCCTGGCGGAGTCTGTggg GAGAGCATTCCAGCAGTTCTACAAGCAGTTTGTGGAGTACACCTGCCCCACAGAAGATATCTACCTGGAGTAG